The Nitrosospira lacus genome window below encodes:
- a CDS encoding CapA family protein: MMARPIEAQTIMIHSMTASTGEAGIDAEDREHDAAGIMLFLCGDVMTGRGIDQILPHPGNPLLYERYMKSANGYVELAEEVNGPIPKPVDFSYIWGDALAELERRKPDLRLINLETAVTRSDDVEKKAVNYRMHPDNIPCITAAGIDCCTLANNHVLDWGYSGLAETLKTLKMAGIKMAGAGLNVQEARAPVVSAVCGKGRVLVFSFGSETSGIPWSWAASPERPGVNLLRDFSSKTVRGIHDSIGSVKLAGDIVVASIHWGNNWGYEVPHEQQEFAYQLIDEAGVDVVYGHSSHHVKGIEIYKKKLILYGCGDFLNDYEGISGHEAYRGDLSLMYFARTESSTGNLISLHMTPMRIKKFRLNRASANDAAWLRDILNREGKKFGTSVELNADNSLMLRWVASN; encoded by the coding sequence ATGATGGCTCGTCCGATTGAAGCCCAGACGATTATGATCCACAGCATGACCGCCAGCACCGGTGAAGCCGGAATCGACGCGGAGGATCGCGAGCATGATGCTGCAGGCATCATGCTATTTCTATGCGGCGACGTCATGACAGGCAGGGGGATTGACCAGATCCTGCCCCATCCCGGCAACCCTCTTCTTTACGAGCGGTACATGAAAAGCGCCAATGGCTACGTGGAGCTTGCAGAAGAGGTGAACGGCCCAATTCCCAAGCCGGTGGATTTTTCCTATATCTGGGGAGACGCCCTTGCCGAATTGGAGCGAAGGAAGCCCGACCTGCGCCTCATTAATCTCGAAACCGCGGTCACCCGCAGCGATGACGTGGAGAAAAAGGCAGTCAATTACCGGATGCATCCGGACAATATTCCTTGTATTACCGCGGCAGGTATCGATTGCTGCACGCTTGCAAACAATCATGTTCTGGATTGGGGATATTCGGGCCTTGCCGAGACACTGAAAACCTTAAAAATGGCTGGCATCAAAATGGCGGGAGCAGGCTTGAATGTTCAGGAGGCGCGGGCTCCCGTGGTGTCAGCCGTGTGTGGGAAGGGAAGGGTGCTTGTATTCTCGTTCGGTTCTGAAACCAGCGGCATACCCTGGAGCTGGGCCGCTTCGCCGGAAAGACCAGGAGTCAATTTGTTGCGCGACTTTTCTTCCAAAACGGTTCGGGGCATTCACGATAGCATCGGATCCGTGAAGCTCGCTGGCGACATTGTGGTTGCTTCGATTCACTGGGGCAACAACTGGGGTTACGAGGTTCCGCATGAGCAACAGGAATTTGCTTATCAATTGATTGATGAAGCCGGTGTGGATGTCGTTTACGGTCATTCATCCCATCACGTGAAAGGGATCGAAATTTATAAGAAAAAATTGATACTTTATGGTTGCGGCGACTTCTTGAATGACTATGAAGGGATTTCGGGGCATGAGGCATACCGGGGAGATTTGTCTCTGATGTATTTTGCAAGGACGGAGTCCTCGACCGGTAATCTGATCAGCTTGCATATGACGCCCATGCGGATTAAGAAGTTCAGGCTAAATCGCGCATCTGCGAATGATGCCGCCTGGCTGAGGGATATCCTCAACAGGGAAGGCAAAAAATTTGGAACCTCGGTGGAGCTTAACGCCGATAATTCTTTGATGCTGCGATGGGTGGCATCAAATTAA
- a CDS encoding pyrimidine dimer DNA glycosylase/endonuclease V, translating to MRLWTLHPRYLDAKGLVAAWREALLAQKVLSGLTTGYRHHPQLIRFRSHPHPLQAAGAFLSGLGEEAERRGYHFDTTKILKPGVASPIEETEGQLLFEWIHLKEKLQKRAPILHQQFRSIIIPEPHPLFQINPGEISEWERR from the coding sequence ATGCGCCTCTGGACCCTCCACCCCCGCTATCTTGACGCCAAAGGCCTCGTTGCCGCATGGAGAGAGGCGCTGCTGGCTCAAAAAGTGTTATCGGGATTAACTACCGGCTACCGGCATCATCCGCAACTTATCCGGTTCCGTTCGCATCCTCACCCGCTCCAGGCAGCAGGAGCATTCTTGTCGGGCCTCGGGGAGGAAGCCGAACGTCGCGGCTACCATTTCGATACCACAAAGATTTTAAAACCGGGGGTTGCAAGCCCTATTGAAGAAACGGAAGGGCAGCTACTCTTCGAATGGATTCACTTGAAAGAAAAGTTGCAAAAGCGCGCACCAATTCTCCACCAGCAGTTTCGCAGCATCATCATTCCGGAACCTCATCCATTGTTTCAAATCAACCCAGGGGAAATCAGCGAGTGGGAGAGACGATAA
- a CDS encoding EVE domain-containing protein, translating to MRYWLMKSEPSDVSIDDLASMPKQTVAWYGVRNYQARNFMRDQMRVGDQVFFYHSSCEQPGIVGIAEVCKRAYPDATQFDPASKYFDPKATPETPRWFNVDVQFVKKTRLVGIKELRSYPELASLRILQKGSRLSITPVDPAEWKFIMGIL from the coding sequence ATGCGTTACTGGCTAATGAAATCGGAGCCTTCCGATGTAAGCATCGACGACCTTGCGTCGATGCCCAAGCAGACCGTCGCGTGGTATGGCGTACGCAATTATCAGGCACGCAACTTCATGCGCGACCAGATGCGCGTCGGCGATCAGGTTTTCTTCTATCATTCTAGCTGCGAACAACCGGGAATCGTGGGGATCGCCGAGGTCTGCAAGCGTGCGTATCCCGACGCCACCCAGTTCGATCCTGCCAGCAAATATTTCGATCCAAAGGCAACGCCGGAAACTCCACGCTGGTTCAATGTGGATGTGCAGTTTGTCAAAAAAACCCGCCTGGTCGGCATCAAGGAATTACGGAGCTACCCCGAACTGGCCAGCCTGCGCATCCTGCAAAAAGGCAGCCGCCTTTCCATCACGCCGGTAGACCCTGCAGAATGGAAATTCATTATGGGAATTTTGTGA
- a CDS encoding cell division protein ZapA, with protein sequence MKTATTMDVTIMGREFRVTCPDEEREDLLQAVAYLDKKMREIRDSGKVLGSERVAIMAALNIAHELLATRKRGGFDMEEFKRRIVHMQVALDAVMPEQDKLF encoded by the coding sequence ATGAAAACCGCCACTACCATGGACGTCACGATCATGGGGCGCGAATTCCGCGTCACCTGCCCTGACGAGGAACGTGAGGACCTGCTGCAGGCGGTTGCTTATCTTGATAAAAAGATGCGCGAAATCAGGGATAGCGGGAAGGTGCTGGGTTCCGAGCGCGTCGCCATCATGGCGGCACTCAACATCGCCCATGAATTGCTCGCCACAAGAAAAAGAGGGGGCTTTGACATGGAAGAATTTAAGCGTAGAATCGTTCACATGCAGGTGGCGCTTGATGCCGTAATGCCGGAGCAAGACAAGCTGTTTTAA
- a CDS encoding TonB-dependent receptor domain-containing protein — protein sequence MKSGRLLVLGLILNQAGLALANDVPKTVLPELTIYGGNRIPMTRELTNLRINTVKLKVEDNDWKTVLQEQVQVNESGPGGPVSLFMRGSNSNQALFLIDGVKMYSATAGMANFAAIAPGLLSSVDVIQGGTSAAFGSNAVGGVIRGNIDIPKGVMFSAGGGSRFSERAASSLGIRGDSYYAGVRVVQDIIRQGSATNSSNTFAFNPDNDPRKRVGIVAKAGGWITPDFQVEATALGSEVKTSFDASPTTADMNIQSIAMANVRGIYSLPRDFSVMATYGGSVDRSTVRGAFPAVFNSHSLQASVQLEKKLNIGRIFTGMDHEIQGVDSTTKFTSTSRSNVAAFVGAQLDTGRHVAEGMFRHDENSQFGHYNTYSISLSRKLGDSWRVGALTSSSFKAPTFNDLYFPTLFGFGGNPNLKPERGRMHEAFVSYDGSSGASYRLGYFMNTIKDAIVINSIFSQVENISQARIDGFEVSGTQPIDKNWTIRTNMTFQDPRNQQLNTILPRRSRMFGTVAMRYAMGNFTVEGIARGEGARYDDNENLHKLPAMIIVGFSASYKLQQGPTLRVQIDNFLDKKYQPAVGFNGIPRTVWASISHTF from the coding sequence ATGAAATCAGGCCGCCTGCTGGTCCTGGGGTTGATATTGAATCAGGCTGGATTGGCTCTGGCAAACGACGTTCCCAAGACGGTCCTTCCGGAACTGACCATTTATGGCGGGAACCGGATTCCCATGACCCGGGAACTGACCAATCTGCGGATTAACACAGTGAAATTGAAGGTCGAAGATAACGACTGGAAAACCGTGCTGCAAGAACAGGTACAGGTAAATGAGAGCGGTCCGGGGGGGCCGGTGTCTCTTTTCATGCGGGGTTCCAACTCGAACCAGGCGTTGTTCCTGATAGACGGCGTCAAAATGTATTCCGCCACCGCCGGAATGGCAAATTTTGCCGCAATCGCGCCGGGCTTGTTGTCGTCCGTTGATGTCATTCAAGGCGGAACGTCAGCAGCGTTCGGATCGAACGCGGTCGGGGGTGTAATCAGGGGAAACATCGACATACCGAAAGGGGTGATGTTTTCGGCTGGCGGCGGGTCGAGATTCTCCGAGAGAGCCGCCAGCAGCCTCGGGATAAGGGGAGATTCGTACTACGCGGGCGTGCGCGTGGTGCAGGATATCATCCGTCAGGGCTCGGCAACGAACAGCAGCAACACGTTCGCCTTCAATCCGGATAACGACCCCCGGAAACGAGTGGGAATCGTGGCCAAGGCGGGCGGCTGGATAACACCGGATTTTCAGGTGGAAGCCACCGCCTTGGGCTCCGAAGTCAAGACCTCATTTGACGCTTCGCCGACAACTGCCGATATGAACATACAATCGATCGCCATGGCCAACGTCAGGGGTATCTATTCGCTTCCCCGTGATTTCAGCGTGATGGCCACATATGGCGGATCCGTCGACAGATCAACGGTGCGAGGCGCTTTTCCCGCCGTATTCAATAGCCATTCCCTGCAGGCGTCGGTGCAGTTGGAAAAGAAACTCAATATTGGCCGGATCTTTACGGGAATGGATCATGAGATTCAGGGCGTAGACAGCACAACGAAATTTACTTCCACAAGCAGGAGCAATGTAGCGGCATTTGTGGGAGCGCAACTGGATACTGGCCGGCATGTGGCGGAGGGCATGTTTCGCCATGACGAGAACAGCCAGTTCGGGCACTACAACACTTATTCAATTTCCCTGTCGCGGAAATTGGGTGATTCCTGGCGGGTGGGAGCGCTGACTTCGTCGTCATTCAAGGCGCCGACGTTCAACGATCTTTATTTTCCCACCCTATTCGGATTCGGCGGTAATCCTAATCTCAAGCCTGAACGCGGCCGGATGCATGAAGCGTTTGTGTCATATGACGGGAGTAGTGGTGCAAGCTATCGATTGGGCTATTTTATGAATACCATCAAGGATGCCATAGTGATTAACAGTATATTTTCGCAAGTCGAGAATATCTCCCAGGCCCGCATCGATGGATTTGAAGTGAGTGGAACCCAGCCTATTGACAAAAACTGGACGATACGGACAAACATGACTTTCCAGGATCCGCGTAATCAGCAGCTCAATACGATTCTTCCACGCAGATCCAGGATGTTCGGCACTGTGGCGATGAGATATGCAATGGGAAATTTCACGGTGGAGGGCATAGCGAGAGGCGAGGGTGCGAGATATGACGACAATGAAAATCTCCACAAACTGCCGGCGATGATCATCGTGGGTTTCAGCGCATCCTACAAGCTTCAGCAAGGCCCCACCCTGCGAGTCCAGATCGATAATTTTCTCGATAAGAAATACCAGCCGGCAGTCGGGTTTAACGGGATTCCGCGGACGGTCTGGGCAAGCATTTCTCATACATTCTGA
- a CDS encoding sulfite exporter TauE/SafE family protein produces the protein MEWWPAYLLLGTIVGFFAGLLGIGGGLIMVPVLTFIFGAQHFPPDRILHLALGTTMAAIVFTSVSSLRTHHAHGAVNWQVVRYITPGIIVGTLAGSTLVSMLSSQLLSIIFVAFIYYAATQMLLRITPKPSRTLPGTLGMFGAGSIIGAISSFVAIGGGLLTVPFLSYCNVRLQHAIGTAAAVGFPIAVAGAIGYIANGMAQSQPLPEYSLGYVYLPALGWIVLASTLTAPLGAKTTHVVQTATLKKIFVVLLYLLGTKMLIGLFE, from the coding sequence GTGGAGTGGTGGCCAGCGTATTTGCTGTTGGGCACGATTGTCGGCTTCTTCGCCGGATTGCTGGGCATCGGCGGCGGATTAATCATGGTGCCGGTGCTTACTTTCATTTTCGGCGCCCAGCATTTTCCTCCTGATCGCATCCTGCACCTTGCCCTCGGCACTACCATGGCAGCGATCGTATTCACTTCCGTTTCCAGCTTGCGCACTCATCATGCTCACGGCGCCGTAAACTGGCAAGTCGTGAGATATATTACGCCGGGAATCATTGTCGGCACACTGGCGGGGTCAACACTGGTCAGCATGCTTTCCAGCCAGCTTCTGAGCATTATTTTTGTCGCATTCATTTATTACGCGGCTACCCAGATGCTGCTGAGAATTACTCCCAAGCCCAGCCGCACGCTTCCCGGCACGCTGGGAATGTTCGGAGCCGGCAGTATTATCGGTGCGATTTCCAGCTTTGTCGCGATCGGGGGAGGGTTGCTGACGGTGCCATTTCTTTCATACTGCAACGTCAGGTTGCAGCATGCCATCGGCACCGCCGCCGCGGTAGGCTTTCCCATTGCGGTGGCGGGAGCCATCGGCTACATTGCCAATGGCATGGCGCAATCCCAGCCGCTGCCGGAATACAGCCTGGGGTATGTTTATTTGCCGGCATTGGGGTGGATAGTACTGGCCAGTACATTGACCGCACCGTTGGGTGCGAAAACGACTCACGTTGTGCAGACCGCCACGCTCAAGAAAATTTTTGTGGTACTGCTTTATCTGCTGGGAACAAAAATGCTGATCGGATTGTTTGAATGA
- a CDS encoding amidohydrolase family protein, which yields MMNSSDSHIDPDGTRLPIKLDTTSNGEFEPVPLSPVNNAANHLAHEAAAFNAKRLAVSRRDFLISACGAASTLLAFNAANAAAGKSGGFFDLPPEAALEPALAQASIGGGKEEFIFDVQGHFVDPSGTWLRKLPAGSNPLSQMPKAGCALAAEPGSRSYLRCLGPEEFIKDVFLDSDTDMMVLSFVPSKPDAEPLTIQTADAVRKIVDRMEGMHRLLLHGRVNPNQMGDLDAMDELKERWGVSAWKTYTQFGPAGKGYFLSDDIGTRFIEKARKLGVKVICIHKGLPFGQQSYEHSQCGDVGVVAKRFPDVAFLIYHSGFVTSVPERAFEGRGGDDGIDTLIRSLIENGVAPNSNVYAELGSTWRYLMRDPDAAAHALGKLLKYCGENNVLWGTDSIWYGSPQDQIQAFRAFQIAPELRARHGYPEITPQLRAKIFGLSAARVYSISPEEVKRYTQRDRIARERLAYLEHPEPHFLTYGPKTRREFLRLPGAGQP from the coding sequence ATGATGAATTCGTCCGACTCCCACATTGATCCCGACGGCACCCGTCTTCCTATCAAACTCGACACGACTTCGAACGGAGAGTTCGAACCGGTGCCGTTATCGCCCGTGAATAATGCCGCAAATCACCTCGCCCACGAAGCGGCGGCTTTCAACGCGAAGCGTTTGGCTGTTTCACGAAGAGATTTCCTCATCTCCGCGTGCGGCGCGGCCTCCACGCTTCTTGCCTTCAATGCGGCAAACGCTGCGGCTGGCAAGTCAGGCGGATTTTTCGATCTGCCGCCTGAAGCTGCGCTTGAGCCGGCGCTCGCGCAAGCGTCTATCGGCGGCGGCAAGGAAGAATTCATCTTTGACGTGCAAGGCCACTTCGTGGACCCGAGCGGCACATGGCTGCGAAAACTCCCCGCCGGCAGCAATCCGTTAAGCCAGATGCCCAAGGCAGGCTGTGCGCTCGCGGCGGAACCCGGCTCGCGCAGCTACCTGCGCTGCCTCGGGCCCGAGGAATTCATCAAGGACGTATTCCTCGATTCCGATACCGACATGATGGTGCTCTCCTTCGTCCCCTCGAAACCCGATGCCGAACCGCTCACCATTCAGACGGCAGACGCGGTGCGCAAGATCGTCGACCGGATGGAAGGCATGCATCGCCTGCTGCTCCATGGACGCGTCAACCCCAACCAGATGGGCGATCTCGACGCAATGGATGAACTGAAAGAGCGCTGGGGTGTGTCCGCGTGGAAAACCTATACCCAATTCGGTCCGGCCGGCAAGGGCTACTTCCTGTCGGATGATATCGGCACCCGGTTCATCGAGAAGGCACGCAAACTCGGAGTCAAGGTCATCTGTATCCACAAGGGGCTGCCCTTCGGCCAGCAATCCTACGAACACAGTCAATGCGGCGACGTCGGCGTTGTCGCCAAACGCTTCCCCGACGTTGCTTTCCTGATCTACCACTCGGGTTTCGTCACCAGCGTCCCCGAGCGTGCCTTCGAGGGCAGGGGCGGGGATGACGGCATCGACACCCTGATCCGCTCGCTCATCGAGAACGGGGTCGCACCCAATAGCAATGTTTACGCCGAGCTCGGCAGCACCTGGCGCTACCTGATGCGCGACCCGGACGCTGCGGCGCATGCGCTGGGCAAGCTCCTGAAGTACTGCGGCGAGAATAACGTCCTCTGGGGCACCGACTCCATATGGTATGGCTCCCCACAGGACCAGATCCAGGCGTTCCGGGCATTCCAGATTGCGCCCGAACTACGAGCCAGGCACGGTTATCCTGAAATTACGCCCCAGCTACGCGCCAAGATCTTTGGACTCAGTGCAGCGAGGGTATATTCGATCAGCCCGGAGGAAGTGAAACGGTATACCCAGCGCGACCGAATCGCGCGCGAGCGGCTTGCCTACCTTGAGCATCCCGAGCCGCACTTTCTCACCTATGGACCCAAGACGCGGCGGGAGTTTCTTAGATTACCCGGAGCCGGACAACCCTGA